In the genome of Acidovorax sp. 69, the window TGGCCAGTGCCCCGTAGCTTTCGGCAAGGCCCGCTGCTGCCAGCGCCGTCTTGGCAGAGATGCAGTGCACGCGCAGGTTCAGCGAGTCCACTCGCACACGGTCAAACCGCTGGATCGTGAGCGCATGGCGCTGCGGCCTCCGGCCCAGCCGCGATGGAATAGGCAGCACGCCCGTGGTGGCAACGTGGATGCCTGCCTGGGCCGCCAGCGTCATGGTGGCGTGCTCGATGAGGGGCGTGTCCACGGTGTCGTCCAGCTCGCTGAACTTGATCACGCAGGGCCCGCCGTCGGTTTGCAGCAGCGCCTTGGGCCGCGCTCCACCCAGCGTCACGCCGGGCTGCACCAGCCGCTGGATCTCTGGCGTGACGGGGGCTTGTGACTGCACCTCTTCCACCGCCCGCACCATGGCCTCCAGATCGCGCGGTTGGGGATACGGCCCGATGCGGCGGGGGATGTACTGATTGGATGATGTGGAGATGCCCAACGCGCCAAAGCGGTCGTCACCGGCGAACAGCAGCATCTCCAGAATTGATAGGCGTGCGGGGCGGTCAATGTGGCGGATGATGCGCTCTCCCCAACGGTCTGGCCGTGCATCATCAATGGCGCCGGGTGCGCTGTCTTTTTGGTTTGCGCTGAACATGTGCCCCGCCAGCAGGGGCAGGTCCTCGCTCAGCGCAAACTCCCACCAGTCTGCGGCGTAGCTGAAGGTGGCGCAGTTGGGCACCAGCTGCGATAAGCCCACAGCCCCCGTCACCACAGGTTGTGCGGGATTGACCAACGCCCAGACGTACAGAGTGTCCTGAGGCACGTAGGAGCGCGGTGTGACCTGCTGCGCGTTGTCGGGTGGGTTCATGGCCGCGCTTTCTTCTGGCCCGCGATCAGTGCGGCCAGACCAGCGGCGGTGCTGTTGGGCAGGCGTTCCGGCGCGCCGAGTCCTGCGATCCCTAGGGTCCTTGCCATCTCTTCTTCACTGCCCAATCCGGTGGCCATCTGCATGGCTTTCTTGATCTGTTCCTCGTGGCCCAGTCCAGCCGCCATCAGCGCGGCTCTCATTGCTGCATTCGCCTGATCGATTCCCGGGAATGAACGCTCTTCTCTTACAAGGTGTGAGGCCCTTGGATGAATTGGCGCATTGACTTTTGATGCGGGCGGTAGGGCGACGGCTTGCGTTTCGGTCGCCGTTTTTGTTGAAGTTGTATGGGAGGCTTTCGCTAGCTTCTGCGCCGTGGCCCGAGCGTTGGGCCGGGGCCGGGGCCGGGCTCTGGCCACCTCCTGCTCCAGCGAAGTCAGGTCGTTCTGCGGCGCAATCAGGTCGGCCAGCCCCTGGGCTTGGTTGATGAGCCACATGCACATCACATACGAAGCCATGGACACCGACGGGTCGCCGCGCTCAATGCGCGCCATGGTGGGCTGCGACACGCCCAGCCTTTGGGCCCACTGGGCCTGCGTTTCCTTGCGGCGCTTGCGCGCTATCACGATGTTCTGCGCGAGCAACGCGATCTGCTGAAGAACTGCCTGGGGGTAGTCAGCGGGCTTGGTGTTTTGGGATGGCATTTATAGATGTTAGTCCAACAGACTATTTTTGAACATCTATGAATTAAATATGGAAAGTCAGAAAGGCATTGTTGGGTGAAAATTTATCATAGATGTATGAAATGTAAAGAAAAATACAAATGTATGAATTAAATTGAGTGGCGTGGTCTCGATTGCTAATGCAAGCCAGGGCTTAAAGCCAGGGCATGTTGCCGTGCGCCGCAATGCGGGGCCTGCGGGGCTCACTCCACAGCGTTGCTGGGCACCGCAGGCCCGATCTTGAACACTCCACTGACCCGCGCACACGGCACCCCGCCGGCCGTGACCAGGCCCTGCGCAAACACCAGCGAGCGCGTGATGCGCAGTGGATCGGCCTCGCCTTCGACCCAGGCGCCTAGCGGGGCAGGGGCCAGGTAGTCGATCTGCAGGCTGATGGTGGGCAAAAAGCGGTCGGCCACCTGGTCGCTTTTTCGGTGCACCGACAGGGGCACCAGCATGTCGCAAAAGGTGGCCATCATGCCGCCGTGCAGGTTGCCCATGGGGTTGGTGTGCCGCCGCTCCACGCGAAAGCCGAATTTCACCACCTTGCCCTGGTGCAGTACATACAACGGGCCGTTGTGCTGGATGTAAGGTCCGCCGGCTTCCAGTGCCACAAAGCCTGCGGGGGTGTCGTTGACGGTGGCTGCGTTCTCGGGGGTGTTCATCAGCGGGCTTCCTTGGCGATGTCGTTGGCAAAACTGGCGTCCTGCAGGCTGCTGCGGGTGGCGTCGCCCTGCAGCCAGCCGCCGTACACCGAGCGGAAGTCGGCCACGATCTGCGCCAGGGGCATGTCATCGAATGCGCCGCGCTGGTGCACGTATTCCATGTGGCGCTGGCCGGTCTTGTCAAAGGGGTGGTAGATGGAATCGTTCTCCCCATCGAACTCCAGCGGCAGCAGCCCGAAGCGCTCGCACAGTTCGATGTTGAAGGCCGGTGTGGCCTTGCGCCACTGGCCATCGAGCCAGATGTCGCTGTAGCCGTGCCAGATGAAAAGATCGGTCTTCATGGTCTCGCGCATGCGCTCCGTGCTGAGATGGTTGCGCACGTCGGCAAACCCTATGCGTGCCGGGATGCCTGCCGCGCGGCAGGCGGCGGTGAGCAGCGCTGCCTTGGGTACGCACCAGCCATAGCCGTTGGCCAGCACGCTGCTGGCTGCCATGCCCTCCGGTGAGAGGTCAATGCGGTACGGGTCGTAGCGAAAGCCGTCGCGCACGGCCAAGTACAGGGCCACGGCGCGTTCACGGTCAGTGGCGCCGCGTGCGTGTTCGGCGGCAAAGGCCTGGACGGCAGGGGCATCGCTGTCGATGAGGGCGGTGGCGCGCAGCGCGGCGGGTGTGGGGTGGTTCGGGGTCATGGTTCGAAGGCTCCTTGCGGCCCAGTGTGCAGGCCACCCTGGTGCGTAGCTGTCACGGTGGTGCCAGAGCCAGTGTGCCGGATCGCGCGCGCCGATGACTGCCCACGGGCTTTGTCTCGGTCACACCCGCCATGCGGGCAGTTCCCAATTGCGCCAAAGCGCCAGCCCGCGCAGCCCGGCGGTCAGCAGCACGCAAGCCACCAGTGGCGCCCAGTCGGGGGCTTGCAGGTGGCGCAGGGCCACGTCGGCCCAGCCGCCGGCAAAGGCGCACAACGCGTACGGGCGATGATCGCTGAAGGCCTGGGGTACTTCGTTGCACAGTACGTCGCGCAGCACCCCGCCAAACGCGCCGGTGATCACGCCCATCACCACGGCGATGATCGGCTCCATGCCGACGGCGGAGGCGATGTCGACGCCCACGGCCGCGAAGAGGCCCAGGCCGATGGCGTCGGGCAGGAGCATGGCGCGTTCGGTGGGCTCGAAGTGACGCTGGCGCATGAACAGCATCGCGCCCACGCACAGAGCCAGGATGCCCCAGACGAAACCGGTGTGCCGCACCCAGAAGAATGGCCGCTGGTCCAGCAGCAGGTCACGCAGCGTGCCGCCGCCAAAGGCCGCGACAAAGGCCAGCACGCACACGCCCACGGCGTCGAGCCGTTTGCGCGCAGCGGCGATCACGCCCGACAACGCGAACGCAATGGTGGCCGCCACCTCCAGAAGAAAGCGCAGGGTATGCACCCAGGGGGCGTCGAGAAACAACGGGTCCATGGGCGCAATTGTGCCGTGGTGCCGCCGTCGCGGGCGGCGGGTCGTGTCACCGCGCCTGCTTTGCTATTGCTTCCAAAAACATAGCTGGTAGCGCATGTTCAACGGGCGCCTCAGCGCATTATTTATCTGAATGCCGGGCACTGGCTGCCCCGTCACCCCTGATGCCGTCCTCTGGCACGCCATACCCCGGGTACTGCCCGCCCGTAGCCCCCAATGCGGCGCTTTCTTGCCGTTCCTTGGCCATCTGCTCGGCCAACTGGCTGCGTCCTTCGCGCGCCACGGCGATGTATTTGGCCTGGTCTTTGTGGTGCGGGTACATGCGGTCAGCCAGCGCGATGTTGTGTTTGCGAAAGCGGTCGGTGAAGGTGGTGGCTTCAGCGGGTGACAGGCCCATCAACTCCAGCACGGTGTGGGCGCTTTTGAGGCTGGACTCGAAAAGCTCGCGCTGCACCAGCGTTACGCCCAGGTCGCGCAGTTTGTTCCAGTGGGTGATGTCGCGTGCGCGGGCCACGATCTGCAGGTTGGGAAAGTGCTCGCGGGCCAGTTTGGCGATTTTCAGAGACTGCTCGGCGTCGTCCACGGCGATGACCAGGATGCGGGCGTGTTCGGCCCCCGCAATGCGCAGCAGATCAAGGCGCGTGGCGTCGCCATAAAACACGCGGTAGCCAAAGGTGCGGGCCACTTCCAGCATGTCCACGCTGTGGTCGAGCACGGTGGTGTGGATGCCCTCGGCCAGCAGCACGCGCGAGACGATCTGCCCGTAGCGGCCGAAGCCCGCGATGATGATGGGCGCCTCTTGCGGCTCGGAGATTTCTTCGGCGGCGGGGGCCTTGACCTTGGCATAGCGGCGCAGCAGCACGCGGTCCAGCAGCACCAGCAGCAGCGGGCTGATCAGCATCGAGAGCGCCACGGCGCCAATCAGCAGCGAAGCGGTTTCGGCCGGGAACACATTGGCGCCCGCAGCGGCCTGGAACACCACAAACGCAAATTCACCCCCTTGCGCCAGCAGCAGCGTGAACACGGGGCGCTCCTGGTAAGGGATGTTGACCAGCTTGGCCAGGGTGTAGATGACGACGGCCTTGGCCGCGAGGAAGCCGATCAGGATAGCGGCCATGAGGCCGGGCGAGCGCAGGATGACGCCGAAGTCGATGCTCATGCCCACGGCGATGAAGAACAGGCCGAGCAGCAGGCCCTTGAAGGGCTCGATGTCGGCCTCCAGCTCGCGCCGGTATTCGCTGTCAGCCAGCAGCACGCCGGCAAGAAACGCGCCCAGCGCCATCGACAGGCCCACCATCACCATCAGGTAGGCAATGCCCACCACCAGCAGCAGCGCGGCGGCGGTGAAGATCTCGGGCGTGTTGCTCTTGGCGATCCAGCGCAGCACGGGACGCAGCAGCAGGCGCCCGCCCAGGATGATGGCGGCAATCACGGCCACGATCTTGAGCGCCTCCAGCGCCACATCGCCGGGCGTGTGGCCCACGCCTTCGCCAGCGGCGGCGCCCAGTACCGGCAACATGGCCAGGATGGGGATGGCGGCAACGTCCTGGAACAACAGGATGGAGAACCCGGCTTGCCCACTTTGCGTGCGCAGCAGGTTGCGCTCGGTCAGCGACTGCAGCGCAATGGCGGTGGACGACAGCGCCAGGCCCAGTGCGCCCACCAGGCTCACGCGCCAAGGCAGGCCCGCCAGCGCGCCCAGCGCAAACAGCACGGCTGCGCACCCCAGCACCTGTGCGCTGCCAGTGCCGAAGATGGGCCGGCGCAGCGCCCACAGGCGGCTCGGTTGCAGCTCCAGTCCCACCAGAAACAGCATGAGCACCACACCGAATTCGGCGAAGTGCAGGATGTCCTGCACGTTGCTGACCAGGCCCAGGCCCCACGGCCCGATGGCAATGCCCGCCGCGAGGTAGCCAATGATGGCGCCCAGGCCCAGGGCCTTGGCAATGGGCACCGCGAGCACCGCCGCCGTGAGGTAGAGGAAGCCGTAGGTGAGCCAGGTGGGGGCGTGTTCCATAGAGAAGTGAGTGAGCGGGCGATGACGTTGGGGGGAGGGGGTCGCACGGAGGCGGGCGTGTCAGGATTCTGGCATTGCCACCGCGATGTAGACGGGTGCGCGTGGCACGTTATTGAAACGCTTCTGTTTTGATAGCTTTCAGCGCTTGTTGCTGGGGCGCTAGCGGCCAATTTTGTTCAGATCATCACGACGGAGCGGGGGGCGTTGTTAAGATGTTCGCCCTTCTTCGCACACAGGCACGGTGACCCATGGACTTGCAGACTTGGCTGGCTTTTTTTGCGGCATCGTGCCTGATTGCAGTGTCGCCGGGCTCGGGGGCCGTGCTGTCGATGAGCCACGGCTTGTCGTTTGGCGTACGCAAGACGGGTGCCACGATCTTCGGCCTGCAACTGGGCCTGCTGCTGATCTTGCTGATCGCCGGTGCGGGCGTGGGCTCGCTGCTGCTGGCGTCTGAGGTGGCGTTCAGCGTGGTGAAGGTGCTGGGCGCCTGCTATTTGATCTACGTGGGCTTCAACCAGTGGCGTGCGGGGGATGCGCCCATGGTGCAGGGCGACGAGGCCGCAGCGGCTGGCACCTGGCAAAAGCGCTGCTTGACGGGGTTTTTGACCAATGCCACCAACCCCAAGGGCATCATCTTCATGGTGGCTGTGTTGCCCCAGTTCATGACCGACATGCGCCCGCTGTGGAGCCAGTTGCTCGTGATGGCTGCCACCACGCTGACGGTGGACGTGGTGGTGATGCACGGCTACGCTTTTGGCGCCAGCGCACTGCGCCGCCTGATGCGCAGTGCCCGGGCCGTGCGCACGCAGAACCGCGTGTTTGGCGGCCTGTTGATGGCGGTGGGCGCCGGGCTGTTTTTTGTCAAGCGCGGCGGCCAGCACGCTTGATGTGATGATCATGCTTCTGTTTTGATAGCTGGTTGCGATTATTCATCAAGCGCTGAGGCCTGATTTGGCTCGGTTTTTATAGGTTCGCAGATCCCAAGGAGGTTGTCATGCCAGTCGTCGTAGTCGCCAATCCGAAGGGCGGCGTGGGCAAGTCCACGTTGTCTACCAACATCGCGGGCTACTTTGCAAGCCAAGGGCATCCTGTGATCCTCGGCGACACCGACCGGCAGGAGTCGGCCAAGCTCTGGCTGGGCCTGCGCCCACCGGCTGCGCGTGCCATCGGCGGCTGGGACACCAGCTCGGACGTGATCAGCCGCCCTCCCAAGGGCACCACGCATGCGGTGCTCGACACCCCGGCCGGTCTGCATGGCTGGCGCCTGAACGACGTGCTCAAGCTGGCCGACAAAATCATCGTGCCGCTGCAGCCCAGCGTGTTCGACATTTTTGCCACGCGCAGCTTTCTGGACCAGCTGGCCGAGCACCGCCGCGCAGAAGGCGTGCAGATCGGCATCGTAGGGATGCGTGTGGATGCGCGCACCAAGGCGGCCGAGCAGTTGCACCACTTTGTGGACAACCTGGGCTTTCCCGTGCTGGGCTATCTGCGCGATACGCAAAACTATGTGCACCTGGCTGCGCATGGCCTCACACTGTTCGATGTGGCGCCGGGTCGGGTGGCGCGCGACCTGGAGCAATGGCAAGGAATCTGTACGTGGCTCAATTCTTGAAGGACAGCGTGAAGCAGCAGGACCTGACACAAGACCCAAGGGAAAACACCTGTCACCCGTCAGACAAGGCGCGCTTGGGTGCGGGGCTACATTGGAACGATGAAAATCTTCCGCTCTTATTCCGAAGTCAGCGCCTGCGTGGGCCAGGAGGTCGCCGTGACCGACTGGATCACCATCACGCAGGAGCAGGTCAACCTGTTTGCCCAGGCCACGGGCGACCACCAATGGATCCATGTGGACCCCGAGCGCGCCAAGGCCGGGCCGTTTGGCGCACCCATTGCGCACGGGTTTCTCACGCTGTCGCTGATCCCGCGGTTCTTCGAGGCAGGCCTGAGCATCGAAGGCGCACGCATGGGGGTGAACTATGGCCTCAACAAAGTGCGCTTTACCGCGCCAGTGCCGGTGGGCAGCCGTTTGCGTGCACGCCTCACGCTGCAGGCCGCCGAGCCGGTGGCGCCCGATGGCATGCAGATGACCTGGCTGGTGACCGTGGAGCGCGAGGGCAGCGACAAGCCCGTGTGCGTGGCCGAATCGCTGGCGCGCAATTTCGGCGCTCCGGCCTGAGCCTGGTCGCAATCGGGCAGGAGGTCTGAACCATGGACCGCCTGCAAGCCATGAAAATTTTCGAGCGCGTGGTGGAAGAGGGCGGCTTTGCCGCCGCTGCCCGCGCCATGGACATGTCTCCCCCTGTGGTCACCCGCATGGTGGCCGAGCTGGAGCAGCACCTGGGCACGCGCC includes:
- a CDS encoding type II toxin-antitoxin system HipA family toxin, encoding MNPPDNAQQVTPRSYVPQDTLYVWALVNPAQPVVTGAVGLSQLVPNCATFSYAADWWEFALSEDLPLLAGHMFSANQKDSAPGAIDDARPDRWGERIIRHIDRPARLSILEMLLFAGDDRFGALGISTSSNQYIPRRIGPYPQPRDLEAMVRAVEEVQSQAPVTPEIQRLVQPGVTLGGARPKALLQTDGGPCVIKFSELDDTVDTPLIEHATMTLAAQAGIHVATTGVLPIPSRLGRRPQRHALTIQRFDRVRVDSLNLRVHCISAKTALAAAGLAESYGALATVLLRQAHPDRQKALREELFRRMVFNILMDNTDDHERNHCLRLGFDGYYDLAPAFDVVPTLRNMGYQAMVVGRHGAQSTLDNALTELSEFGITRARAIALIQEVAQTVVQWPRHFLQHGVCAADMEQLAASIDRDALKDQRKAFC
- a CDS encoding helix-turn-helix transcriptional regulator, with the protein product MLAQNIVIARKRRKETQAQWAQRLGVSQPTMARIERGDPSVSMASYVMCMWLINQAQGLADLIAPQNDLTSLEQEVARARPRPRPNARATAQKLAKASHTTSTKTATETQAVALPPASKVNAPIHPRASHLVREERSFPGIDQANAAMRAALMAAGLGHEEQIKKAMQMATGLGSEEEMARTLGIAGLGAPERLPNSTAAGLAALIAGQKKARP
- a CDS encoding PaaI family thioesterase; protein product: MNTPENAATVNDTPAGFVALEAGGPYIQHNGPLYVLHQGKVVKFGFRVERRHTNPMGNLHGGMMATFCDMLVPLSVHRKSDQVADRFLPTISLQIDYLAPAPLGAWVEGEADPLRITRSLVFAQGLVTAGGVPCARVSGVFKIGPAVPSNAVE
- a CDS encoding transglutaminase family protein; this encodes MTPNHPTPAALRATALIDSDAPAVQAFAAEHARGATDRERAVALYLAVRDGFRYDPYRIDLSPEGMAASSVLANGYGWCVPKAALLTAACRAAGIPARIGFADVRNHLSTERMRETMKTDLFIWHGYSDIWLDGQWRKATPAFNIELCERFGLLPLEFDGENDSIYHPFDKTGQRHMEYVHQRGAFDDMPLAQIVADFRSVYGGWLQGDATRSSLQDASFANDIAKEAR
- a CDS encoding trimeric intracellular cation channel family protein; its protein translation is MDPLFLDAPWVHTLRFLLEVAATIAFALSGVIAAARKRLDAVGVCVLAFVAAFGGGTLRDLLLDQRPFFWVRHTGFVWGILALCVGAMLFMRQRHFEPTERAMLLPDAIGLGLFAAVGVDIASAVGMEPIIAVVMGVITGAFGGVLRDVLCNEVPQAFSDHRPYALCAFAGGWADVALRHLQAPDWAPLVACVLLTAGLRGLALWRNWELPAWRV
- the kefC gene encoding glutathione-regulated potassium-efflux system protein KefC; the encoded protein is MEHAPTWLTYGFLYLTAAVLAVPIAKALGLGAIIGYLAAGIAIGPWGLGLVSNVQDILHFAEFGVVLMLFLVGLELQPSRLWALRRPIFGTGSAQVLGCAAVLFALGALAGLPWRVSLVGALGLALSSTAIALQSLTERNLLRTQSGQAGFSILLFQDVAAIPILAMLPVLGAAAGEGVGHTPGDVALEALKIVAVIAAIILGGRLLLRPVLRWIAKSNTPEIFTAAALLLVVGIAYLMVMVGLSMALGAFLAGVLLADSEYRRELEADIEPFKGLLLGLFFIAVGMSIDFGVILRSPGLMAAILIGFLAAKAVVIYTLAKLVNIPYQERPVFTLLLAQGGEFAFVVFQAAAGANVFPAETASLLIGAVALSMLISPLLLVLLDRVLLRRYAKVKAPAAEEISEPQEAPIIIAGFGRYGQIVSRVLLAEGIHTTVLDHSVDMLEVARTFGYRVFYGDATRLDLLRIAGAEHARILVIAVDDAEQSLKIAKLAREHFPNLQIVARARDITHWNKLRDLGVTLVQRELFESSLKSAHTVLELMGLSPAEATTFTDRFRKHNIALADRMYPHHKDQAKYIAVAREGRSQLAEQMAKERQESAALGATGGQYPGYGVPEDGIRGDGAASARHSDK
- a CDS encoding LysE family transporter, which encodes MDLQTWLAFFAASCLIAVSPGSGAVLSMSHGLSFGVRKTGATIFGLQLGLLLILLIAGAGVGSLLLASEVAFSVVKVLGACYLIYVGFNQWRAGDAPMVQGDEAAAAGTWQKRCLTGFLTNATNPKGIIFMVAVLPQFMTDMRPLWSQLLVMAATTLTVDVVVMHGYAFGASALRRLMRSARAVRTQNRVFGGLLMAVGAGLFFVKRGGQHA
- a CDS encoding ParA family protein, with product MPVVVVANPKGGVGKSTLSTNIAGYFASQGHPVILGDTDRQESAKLWLGLRPPAARAIGGWDTSSDVISRPPKGTTHAVLDTPAGLHGWRLNDVLKLADKIIVPLQPSVFDIFATRSFLDQLAEHRRAEGVQIGIVGMRVDARTKAAEQLHHFVDNLGFPVLGYLRDTQNYVHLAAHGLTLFDVAPGRVARDLEQWQGICTWLNS
- a CDS encoding MaoC family dehydratase — translated: MKIFRSYSEVSACVGQEVAVTDWITITQEQVNLFAQATGDHQWIHVDPERAKAGPFGAPIAHGFLTLSLIPRFFEAGLSIEGARMGVNYGLNKVRFTAPVPVGSRLRARLTLQAAEPVAPDGMQMTWLVTVEREGSDKPVCVAESLARNFGAPA